The Seriola aureovittata isolate HTS-2021-v1 ecotype China chromosome 2, ASM2101889v1, whole genome shotgun sequence genome has a segment encoding these proteins:
- the LOC130181397 gene encoding blue-sensitive opsin, producing MRGNRAVELPDDFWIPIPLDTNNITSLSPFLVPQDHLGSPGIFYAMSAFMFFLFVTGTAINTVTIACTAQYKKLRSHLNYILVNLAVANLLVASVGSFTCFYCFAFRYMILGPLGCKIEGFTATLGGMVSLWSLAVVAFERWLVVCKPLGNFAFKPQHAIACCAMTWVFASMAAIPPLVGWSRYIPEGMQCSCGPDWYTTNNKFNNESYVMFLFCFCFAVPFFTIVFCYSQLLLMLKSAAKAQAESASTQKAEREVTRMVVVMVLGFLVCWMPYASFALWVVNNRGQPFDLRLATIPSCLSKASTVYNPVIYILLNKQFRSCIRKMLGMSGGDDEDSSTNQSVTEVSKVGPA from the exons ATGAGGGGAAATCGTGCAGTGGAGTTACCAGACGACTTCTGGATCCCCATCCCTCTGGACACCAACAACATCACGTCCCTTAGCCCGTTCCTGGTTCCCCAGGATCACCTAGGAAGCCCAGGAATCTTTTATGCCATGTCagcttttatgtttttcctgtttgtgacTGGTACGGCCATCAATACTGTCACTATTGCATGTACTGCTCAATATAAGAAGCTCCGGTCTCATCTGAACTACATCCTGGTGAACTTGGCTGTGGCAAACCTCCTCGTCGCCTCTGTGGGCTCCTTTACCTGCTTCTACTGCTTTGCTTTCCGATACATGATTCTTGGGCCACTCGGGTGCAAGATTGAAGGATTTACAGCAACTCTTGGTG GTATGGTGAGCCTCTGGTCTCTCGCTGTGGTAGCTTTTGAAAGATGGCTGGTTGTCTGCAAGCCACTTGGAAACTTTGCCTTTAAACCTCAACATGCCATAGCTTGTTGTGCAATGACTTGGGTTTTTGCTTCGATGGCTGCAATTCCTCCTCTGGTTGGATGGAGTAG GTATATCCCAGAGGGCATGCAGTGCTCCTGTGGACCAGACTGGTACACAACTAACAACAAGTTCAACAACGAGTCCTATGTGATGTTcctcttctgcttctgctttgcGGTCCCTTTCTTCACCATCGTTTTCTGCTACTCACAGCTGCTTCTCATGCTGAAATCG GCAGCGAAGGCCCAGGCTGAGTCTGCCTCCACCCAGAAGGCAGAGAGGGAAGTGACCAGGATGGTGGTTGTCATGGTGCTGGGCTTCCTGGTGTGCTGGATGCCTTACGCCTCCTTCGCTCTGTGGGTTGTGAACAACCGTGGGCAACCGTTCGACCTGAGACTCGCCACCATACCCTCCTGCCTCTCTAAAGCCTCCACAGTCTACAACCCAGTTATTTACATCCTCCTCAACAAACAG ttccGCTCATGTATAAGGAAGATGCTGGGGATGAGTGGAGGCGATGATGAGGACTCATCAACAAATCAGTCAGTAACTGAAGTCTCTAAAGTCGGTCCTGCTTAG